From the genome of Mugil cephalus isolate CIBA_MC_2020 chromosome 2, CIBA_Mcephalus_1.1, whole genome shotgun sequence, one region includes:
- the LOC125000385 gene encoding E3 ubiquitin-protein ligase TRIM21-like, protein MSAASSLRSEDQFLCSICLDVFTDPVTTSCGHNFCKHCITQHWDHNDIFQCPMCKEILHTRLQLKINTFISEVVAEFRHESQQKTSSSSLEQQAAKPGEVPCDVCIGTKPKALKSCLVCLLSYCDSHLQPHLTVSRLKRHQLIHPVDNLEDRMCRKHDKPLELFCKTDQTCVCTLCSVLNHKTHEFVPLKEEYEGKKAELGKTEDEIQQMIQKRRRKIEEMKKSVKMSKAAADRQIAEGVQVFTALKESVERGLDQLIKEIEDKQKTTEKQAKGFIKHLEQEVSELMKRSSEVKQLSHSEDHLHLLQSFSSLKAAPPTKDWTEVSVRPPSYEGTVVKAVTQLEETLRKDMKNLLEVELKRVQQYAMDVTLDPDTAHPQLILSGDGKQVHCGDVWKNLPDNPERFSKYACLLGRNSFSSGCFYFQVQVKGKTDWDLGVARESINRKGIIPLSPQNGFWTVWLRNGNEYKALAGPSVRLSLHSHPEKVGVFVDYEGLVSFHDVDTAALIYSFTGCSFNDKLYPYFSPCNNDGGKNSAPLIICADNQTVC, encoded by the coding sequence ATGTCTGCTGCCAGCTCTCTGAGATCTGAAGATCAGTTTctgtgctccatctgtctggatgtgttcactgatccagtcactacatcatgtggacacaacttctgcaaacactgcatCACTCAGCACTGGGATCATAATGACATATTCCAGTGTCCAATGTGTAAAGAGATATTGCACACTAGACTTCAGCTGAAGATCAACACTTTCATCAGTGAGGTGGTTGCTGAGTTCAGACATGAATCTCAAcagaaaaccagcagcagcagcttagaGCAACAAGCTGCCAAACCAGGAGAAGTTCCCTGTGACGTCTGCATCGGAACCAAACCGAAGGCCCTGAAGTCCTGCCTGGTGTGTCTGCTCTCCTACTGTGACTCTCACCTGCAGCCTCATCTGACAGTGTCACGcctgaaaagacatcagctgatccaccctgtggacaacctggaagacagGATGTGTAGGAAGCACGATAAACCTCTGGAGCTGTTCTGTAAGACCGACCAGACATGTGTCTGCAcgctctgctctgttttaaaccacaagacacatgagtttgttcctctgaaagaagaatatgaaggaaagaaggcagagctggggaagacagaggatgaaattcagcagatgatccagaagaGACGACGGAAGATTGAGGAGATGAAAAagtcagtgaagatgagtaaagctgctgcagacagacagatagcagaaggtgttcaggtcttcactgctctgaaggagtctgttgagagaggcctggaccagctcataaaggagatcgaagacaaacagaaaacaacagaaaaacaggctAAAGGTTTCATCAAACatctggaacaggaagtctctgagctgatgaagagaagctctgaggtaaagcagctctcacactctgaagaccacctccacctcctccaaagcttctcctccctgaaagctgctccacccaccaaggactggacagaggtcagcgtccgtccaccatcatatgaggggactgtggtgaaagctgtgactcagctggaggagacactcAGGAAAGACATGAAGAATCTGCTTGAGGTTGAGCTGAAGAGGGTCCAGCAGTATGCAATGGATGTGACTCTAGATCCTGATACAGCGCATCCTCAACTCATCCTGTCTGGTGATGGAAAACAAGTTCACTGTGGTGACGTGTGGAAGAATCTTCCCGACAACCCAGAGAGATTTTCTAAATATGCGTGTCTTTTAGGAAGGAATAGTTTCTCTTctggctgtttttattttcaggttcaAGTTAAAGGAAAGACTGACTGGGATCTAGGAGTGGCCAGAGAATCAATAAACAGGAAGGGAATCATTCCACTGAGTCCACAGAATGGTTTCTGGACTGTATGgttgagaaatggaaatgaatacaAAGCTCTTGCTGGTCCTTCAGTGCGTCTTTCTCTTCATTCTCATCCTGagaaggtgggggtgtttgtggattatgagggtctggtctcctttcatgatgtagatactgcagctcttatctACTCCTTTACTGGCTGCTCCTTCAATGACAAACTTTATCCATACTTCAGCCCCTGTAATAATGATGGTGGTAAAAACTCTGCACCTCTGATCATCTGTGCTGACAACCAAACTGTCTGTTAA